From Nicotiana tabacum cultivar K326 chromosome 22, ASM71507v2, whole genome shotgun sequence, one genomic window encodes:
- the LOC107762438 gene encoding wee1-like protein kinase — MKRKTLNRTSTPRRNNKSNRKRMNKGSLFTVGFSKVSLPPLPNQQLLQSAFSTLPLSNPSRFQKLLDSEALPPAQSNFPSILPWNTDADAADGDNKDFILSQDFFCTPDYLTPDAPAICNGLNGNKDDCMPCPKSPEKLQIVARKRQRLAVKSVTSLSSDFPGQQQLADIPEDTFGTDETKSEKITESEKGHSYVSQSAIALRYRVMPPPCIRNPYLRDASEIDVDPFGNRRSKCAGFNPVIFGNDGLSRYRSDFHEIEQIGTGNFSRVFKVLKRIDGCMYAVKHSTKQLHQDTDRRKALMEVQALAALGPHENVVGYYSSWFENEHLYIQMELCDHSLSNKKDSKLFSEVEVLEAMYQVAKALQYIHQRGVAHLDVKPDNIYVKSGVYKLGDFGCATLLDKSQPIEEGDARYMPQEILNENYDHLDKVDVFSLGAAIYELIRGSPLPESGPHFLNLREGKLPLLPGHSLQFQNLLKVMMDPDPTRRPYAKDLVDNPIFERCQRNANK; from the exons ATGAAGAGGAAAACCCTAAATCGAACAAGCACACCACGCAGAAACAACAAAAGCAACAGGAAAAGAATGAACAAGGGTTCACTCTTCACTGTTGGGTTTTCCAAAGTTTCCCTTCCTCCCCTCCCTAATCAACAACTGCTCCAATCCGCATTTTCAACTCTTCCTTTATCAAATCCTTCTCGATTCCAGAAACTTCTGGATTCTGAAGCACTTCCGCCAGCTCAATCTAATTTCCCTTCGATTTTGCCGTGGAATACTGACGCCGATGCTGCCGATGGGGATAACAAGGATTTCATTCTCAGCCAAGACTTCTTCTG TACTCCCGACTACCTAACACCAGATGCACCTGCAATTTGTAATGGGCTTAATGGTAATAAG GATGATTGTATGCCTTGTCCTAAATCACCTGAGAAGCTTCAAATTGTAGCAAGAAAGAGGCAGCGACTAG CTGTTAAATCGGTAACATCTCTTAGTTCCGATTTCCCTGGCCAGCAACAGCTAGCAGATATTCCGGAAGATACTTTTGGGACAGATGAAACGAAATCAGAAAAGATAACTGAGTCAGAAAAGGGTCACAGTTACGTGTCACAATCTGCTATTGCTTTAAGATATCGAGTCATGCCTCCTCCTTGCATTAGAAACCCCTATCTCAGGGATGCTTCAGAGATAGATGTTGATCCTTTTGGAAACCGGAGATCAAAGTGCGCAG GTTTTAACCCTGTTATTTTTGGTAATGATGGTCTATCGCGGTACCGGAGTGATTTCCATGAAATTGAG CAAATTGGTACCGGGAACTTCAGTCGTGTTTTCAAAGTCTTGAAGAGAATCGATGGATGTATGTATGCTGTGAAACACAGCACAAAACAGTTACATCAAGACACAGATAG GAGAAAGGCTTTAATGGAAGTGCAAGCTTTGGCTGCTTTAG GACCTCATGAGAACGTGGTTGGCTATTACTCTTCTTGGTTTGAAAATGAACATCTTTACATCCAAATGGAGCTCTGTGACCACAGCTTATCCAACAAAAaagattctaaactattttcggAGGTAGAAGTTTTGGAAGCAATGTATCAG GTAGCCAAGGCATTGCAATATATACATCAGAGAGGGGTAGCTCATTTAGATGTAAAGCCAGATAATATTTATGTGAAAAGTGGTGTGTATAAGCTTGGTGATTTTGGATGTGCAACTCTTCTTGATAAGAGCCAGCCGATTGAAGAGGGTGATGCACGTTATATGCCCCAAGAAATACTTAATGAGAACTATGATCATCTTGACAAAGTTGATGTATTCTCCTTGGGCGCTGCAATATATGAACTTATTAGAGGGTCTCCGCTGCCAGAATCAGGGCCTCATTTTCTAAACCTCAGGGAGGGGAAATTGCCTCTTCTTCCGGGTCACTCCTTGCAATTTCAGAATCTGCTCAAG GTGATGATGGACCCAGATCCAACACGCCGTCCTTATGCAAAAGACCTTGTGGATAATCCAATCTTTGAAAGATGTCAAAGAAATGCTAACAAGTAA